One Curtobacterium sp. MCLR17_007 DNA window includes the following coding sequences:
- a CDS encoding O-antigen ligase family protein has product MTDSRVTRRALARRYLSAWIGFSAGGRFSQALATVMLLFAFGQPTVHALVGTAGTWAVLVTLVVLAGLSLLGQRYRIEWHGVLPLSLLAFVGYCALSVLWSEYSWVALRGFVATVCFIGLGLYLALGRDLVQVIRASGDAFRILLVVALGLEVLSGLVIDLPIPALGIRGDIAVGGPIQGIGGTRNFMGFVAAVALVTFVVEFLTRSVTMWRAVASTALAVIALMLVQSPITGLAMIALAVTALALWSLRHAQPRTRPVVNAVLGAFVIAMGIVGVLARHRILAEIGAAGGSAIRLDLWAQIRLLSDQYPIQGWGWVGTWPHEAVVPFSTFVDPSGIRFTSGLNAFVDAWLQIGLAGMLILLATALLAFARAWVTATTFPGVAYVWPAAILVLLGVTSTAESYLLHGAGLMLFATVIVVAARRRSWRRHLPRTEHLT; this is encoded by the coding sequence GTGACGGACAGCAGGGTGACCAGGCGCGCGCTCGCACGCCGGTACCTGTCCGCGTGGATCGGGTTCTCTGCGGGCGGCCGGTTCAGCCAGGCACTCGCCACGGTGATGCTGCTGTTCGCGTTCGGGCAGCCCACGGTCCACGCCCTGGTCGGGACCGCCGGCACGTGGGCGGTCCTCGTCACCCTGGTGGTCCTGGCCGGGCTCAGTCTGCTCGGGCAGCGCTACCGCATCGAGTGGCACGGTGTGCTGCCCCTGTCGCTCCTGGCCTTCGTCGGGTACTGCGCGCTCAGCGTCCTGTGGAGCGAGTACTCCTGGGTCGCGCTCCGCGGATTCGTGGCGACCGTCTGCTTCATCGGCCTCGGGCTCTACCTGGCGCTCGGCCGCGACCTCGTGCAGGTGATCCGGGCCTCCGGCGACGCGTTCCGCATCCTGCTCGTCGTCGCACTCGGGCTCGAGGTCCTGTCCGGGCTCGTCATCGACCTGCCGATCCCCGCCCTCGGCATCCGCGGGGACATCGCGGTCGGCGGCCCGATCCAGGGCATCGGCGGAACCCGCAACTTCATGGGCTTCGTCGCGGCCGTCGCACTCGTCACCTTCGTGGTCGAGTTCCTCACCCGCTCGGTGACGATGTGGCGCGCCGTCGCCTCGACCGCGCTGGCCGTCATCGCGCTCATGCTCGTCCAGTCCCCGATCACCGGCCTGGCGATGATCGCCCTGGCCGTCACCGCGCTCGCGCTGTGGTCGCTCCGGCACGCGCAGCCGCGCACGCGACCGGTCGTCAACGCCGTGCTGGGCGCGTTCGTGATCGCGATGGGGATCGTCGGTGTGCTGGCCCGCCACCGGATCCTCGCCGAGATCGGTGCGGCCGGCGGCAGCGCCATCCGGCTCGACCTGTGGGCGCAGATCCGGCTGCTCAGCGACCAGTACCCGATCCAGGGCTGGGGGTGGGTCGGCACCTGGCCGCACGAGGCAGTGGTCCCGTTCTCGACGTTCGTCGACCCGTCCGGCATCCGCTTCACCTCGGGGCTCAACGCCTTCGTCGACGCGTGGCTGCAGATCGGGCTGGCCGGCATGCTCATCCTGCTCGCCACCGCGCTGCTCGCCTTCGCGCGCGCCTGGGTCACCGCCACGACCTTCCCCGGCGTCGCGTACGTCTGGCCGGCAGCGATCCTCGTCCTGCTCGGCGTGACGAGCACCGCGGAGAGCTACCTGCTGCACGGCGCCGGCCTGATGCTCTTCGCCACCGTGATCGTCGTCGCGGCCCGCCGCCGCTCCTGGCGGCGGCACCTGCCGCGCACCGAGCACCTGACCTGA
- a CDS encoding glycosyltransferase 87 family protein, producing MHPRPLERLAMCVVAAVATVLNVLLKLPCTLPTPEGVVRGAFVSRYGCWSDVAALWGSRDLAGHVFPYVTGSELGNGTVEYPTLTGVWVWLTALPVGSAHGFLLVTGVVAVVLAVTVTLLLVRVAGRRAWLWAATPPLALYAVYNWDLLAVVCSVVGLVVVVRPPSSWSTTTRYAVAGAAFGLGGAFKLYPLMFLAPLVIAALLDRDAELGTRVRRTAAALGSGVGVVLAANLPFVLVNLPGWLSVFTFQASRPIGASTMSVWYYGLLPWSTDLDGPIQQTMGAMSTVATALGIVAVLVVTVVLALRRGTTPWVQSAAALLAVYMVCNKVASPQYVLWLLPFLVVLRVGGWWIAAYLVADVCAVVGFFRNTYYQAIGVGTDTWAYQAMTAGIWGRAALLVALVVVFLRTPVVTRPVRGLSERTGTDRPGTSGPAPAEPTDADRVASGEHVAAGERVASTDRVASTDRALSTDQVVSGDGRSGAADPTA from the coding sequence GTGCACCCCCGCCCGCTCGAACGTCTCGCCATGTGCGTGGTCGCCGCCGTCGCCACGGTCCTCAACGTGCTGCTGAAGCTGCCCTGCACCCTGCCGACACCCGAGGGCGTCGTGCGGGGCGCGTTCGTCTCGCGGTACGGCTGCTGGTCCGACGTCGCCGCGCTCTGGGGCTCGCGCGACCTGGCCGGACACGTCTTCCCCTACGTCACCGGGTCCGAGCTCGGCAACGGCACGGTCGAGTACCCGACGCTCACCGGCGTGTGGGTCTGGCTGACGGCACTGCCCGTCGGGTCCGCCCACGGGTTCCTGCTCGTCACCGGCGTGGTCGCGGTCGTGCTCGCCGTCACCGTCACGCTCCTGCTCGTCCGGGTCGCCGGCCGTCGCGCGTGGCTCTGGGCCGCGACGCCCCCGTTGGCGCTGTACGCCGTCTACAACTGGGACCTGCTCGCCGTCGTGTGCAGCGTCGTCGGGCTCGTCGTCGTGGTCCGGCCGCCGTCCTCGTGGTCGACCACCACCCGGTACGCCGTCGCCGGGGCCGCGTTCGGGCTCGGCGGGGCGTTCAAGCTGTACCCGCTGATGTTCCTGGCCCCGCTGGTCATCGCGGCGCTGCTCGACCGGGACGCCGAGCTGGGGACCCGTGTCCGTCGCACCGCCGCCGCACTCGGGTCCGGGGTCGGGGTCGTCCTGGCCGCGAACCTGCCCTTCGTGCTCGTCAACCTGCCGGGGTGGCTGTCCGTCTTCACGTTCCAGGCCTCGCGGCCGATCGGCGCCTCGACGATGTCCGTCTGGTACTACGGGCTGCTGCCGTGGTCGACCGACCTGGACGGGCCGATCCAGCAGACGATGGGCGCCATGTCGACGGTCGCGACGGCACTCGGGATCGTGGCCGTGCTCGTCGTCACGGTCGTGCTCGCGCTCCGCCGGGGCACCACACCGTGGGTGCAGTCCGCCGCGGCGCTCCTGGCCGTCTACATGGTCTGCAACAAGGTCGCGTCACCGCAGTACGTCTTGTGGCTGCTGCCGTTCCTGGTCGTGCTGCGGGTCGGCGGCTGGTGGATCGCGGCGTACCTGGTCGCGGACGTCTGCGCGGTGGTCGGGTTCTTCCGCAACACCTATTACCAGGCGATCGGTGTCGGGACGGACACGTGGGCCTACCAGGCGATGACCGCGGGGATCTGGGGCCGTGCCGCCCTGCTCGTCGCCCTGGTCGTCGTGTTCCTGCGGACGCCGGTGGTGACCCGGCCGGTCCGGGGTCTGTCGGAGCGGACCGGCACTGATCGGCCCGGGACGTCGGGACCGGCGCCGGCCGAACCGACGGACGCCGACCGGGTCGCCAGCGGCGAACACGTCGCCGCCG